A region from the Brassica napus cultivar Da-Ae chromosome C8, Da-Ae, whole genome shotgun sequence genome encodes:
- the LOC125591470 gene encoding mitogen-activated protein kinase kinase kinase 18-like, producing the protein MNVTWTRGPTIGRGSTATVSIATSNSGEIFAVKSADISSSAFLQKEQSILSTLSSPHIVKYIGSSLTCENDRLVYNILVEYVSGGSLHSLIKNSGGKLPEPAIRSHTRQILKGLKYLHERGIVHCDVKSQNVLVGENGVVSKIADLGCAKPVFNSGFSGTPAFMAPEVARGEEQRFPADVWALGCTVIEMMTGSSPWPELTEAVAGIYKIGFSGESPEIPEGISEKGKDFGMRCLKVDPKQRWTVEELLKHPFLDDEESQSIGYLQNTSSPSTVLDQRFWSSCEASKDHSFSMDHEDPFAGYSDPWRSPADRIERLAGDEVTTAPIWDPADDGEWIQVRGNVTGEVKKRVGYGGEDVICVEVTSSSQVIEVVDYWIPDQESLLSEYSSHDVIASSYCNVTIEGNVILFYYYHSVGDRNVLIKKIFRNYNGTRKNILSVKLH; encoded by the coding sequence ATGAACGTTACTTGGACAAGAGGACCAACCATCGGCCGTGGCTCCACCGCCACCGTCTCAATAGCAACTTCAAACTCCGGTGAGATCTTCGCCGTCAAATCCGCCGACATTTCTTCCTCAGCTTTCTTGCAGAAAGAGCAATCCATATTGTCTACACTGAGCTCTCCTCACATAGTCAAGTACATAGGCTCTAGTCTAACGTGCGAGAACGACCGACTTGTCTACAACATCCTTGTGGAGTACGTTTCCGGCGGGAGTCTTCACAGTTTAATCAAGAACTCAGGCGGGAAGTTGCCGGAGCCGGCGATCAGATCGCACACGCGTCAGATTCTCAAGGGACTGAAGTATCTTCACGAGAGAGGGATCGTTCACTGCGACGTGAAGAGCCAGAACGTGCTGGTTGGAGAAAACGGCGTCGTTTCAAAGATCGCTGATTTGGGTTGTGCTAAACCGGTTTTTAACTCGGGATTTTCCGGTACGCCGGCGTTTATGGCGCCGGAGGTTGCTCGTGGTGAAGAACAGAGGTTTCCGGCTGATGTATGGGCTTTAGGGTGTACGGTGATCGAGATGATGACTGGATCAAGCCCTTGGCCGGAGCTAACCGAAGCCGTTGCGGGGATATATAAGATTGGATTCTCAGGCGAGTCGCCGGAGATTCCTGAGGGGATATCGGAGAAAGGTAAGGACTTTGGGATGAGGTGTTTGAAGGTTGATCCGAAACAGAGATGGACGGTGGAAGAGTTGCTTAAACACCCTTTTCTCGACGACGAAGAATCTCAATCTATCGGTTACCTGCAGAACACGTCTTCTCCGAGCACTGTGTTGGATCAACGGTTTTGGAGTTCATGCGAAGCCTCGAAAGATCACTCCTTTTCGATGGATCACGAAGACCCTTTTGCTGGTTACTCGGATCCTTGGCGTTCGCCGGCTGATCGGATCGAGCGACTCGCCGGAGATGAAGTTACTACCGCTCCCATTTGGGATCCTGCAGACGACGGCGAGTGGATTCAAGTGAGGGGAAATGTTACTGGAGAAGTCAAGAAACGCGTCGGCTATGGCGGTGAAGACGTGATTTGCGTTGAGGTAACGTCATCGTCGCAAGTGATTGAAGTAGTTGACTATTGGATACCGGATCAAGAGAGCTTGCTGTCGGAATATTCCTCTCACGACGTCATTGCTAGTTCTTACTGTAATGTTACTATTGAAGgaaatgtaattttattttattattatcacAGTGTTGGAGATAGGAATGTACTAATAAAGAAAATCTTTCGTAATTATAATGGAACACGAAAAAACATCTTATCTGTCAAATTGCATTGA